A window from Falco naumanni isolate bFalNau1 chromosome 3, bFalNau1.pat, whole genome shotgun sequence encodes these proteins:
- the ZNF830 gene encoding zinc finger protein 830, with protein MAAAGVGAGRKQVRQEELRRLMREKQRQNAGKKRIDSPFAKYNSLGHLSCTLCNAPVKSELLWQTHALGKQHRERVAELKGTKQTATGSAASTSSHPVKRKTVDTDNTELKRIKGTDEKPHTSTSGLPADFFDEMEQDSANEKLSKDPGPSLLSGNYDDDDDDEEEEQDQSDKSSATHNAEIKPPSQEVVANSLPADFFDSKTTAAPIVSHSGSIQKAEIQEKIVERKENTAEALPEGFFDDPEVDAKVRKVDAPKDQMDKEWDEFQKAMRQVNTISEAIVAEDDEEGRLDRQIGEIDEQIECYRRVELLRNRQDLMKEKLKEAMRLRATQEKEDEAVGSEDEEELQDLLSQDWRVKGALL; from the exons ATGGCGGCGGCCGGGGTGGGCGCGGGGCGGAAGCAGGTGCGGCAGGAGGAGCTGCGGCGCCTCATGCGGGAGAAGCAGCGGCAGAACGCGGGAAAGAAGCGGATCGACTCGCCCTTCGCCAA GTACAACAGCCTGGGGCACCTGAGCTGCACGCTGTGCAACGCGCCCGTCAAGAGCGAGCTGCTGTGGCAGACCCACGCCCTGGGCAAGCAGCACCGTGAG AGAGTTGCGGAATTAAAAGGTACAAAGCAGACAGCAACTGGTTCTGCTGCTAGCACATCATCTCATCCTGTCAAGAGAAAAACTGTTGATACAGACAACACAGAGTTAAAGAGAATAAAAg GTACAGATGAAAAGCCACATACATCTACATCTGG GCTACCAGCAGATTTTTTTGATGAAATGGAGCAGGATAGTGCaaatgaaaagctttcaaaGGATCCAGGTCCCAGTTTATTGTCAGGaaattatgatgatgatgatgatgatgaagaggaagaacaaGATCAATCAGACAAATCTTCTGCTACGCATAACGCTGAAATTAAACCTCCAAGTCAAGAAGTAGTAGCTAATTCTCTGCCTGCAG ACTTCTTTGACAGCAAAACTACAGCCGCTCCTATAGTTTCCCATTCAGGATCcatacagaaagcagagataCAGGAGAAGATAGTGGAAAG gaaagaaaacacgGCTGAAGCTTTGCCAGAAGGTTTCTTTGATGATCCTGAAGTGGATGCAAAA GTGCGAAAAGTTGATGCTCCAAAGGATCAGATGGACAAAGAATGGGATGAATTTCAAAAGGCAATGCGACAGGTCAACACA ATTTCAGAAGCGATAGTGGCAGAAGATGATGAGGAGGGACGACTAGATCGTCAGATTGGAGAAATTGATGAGCAGAT TGAATGTTATCGCCGTGTTGAGCTTTTGCGTAACCGCCAGGATCTGATGAAGGAGAAGTTAAAGGAAGCCATGAGATTAAGAGCAACACAAGAGAAAGAGGATGAAGCTGTTGGTAGCGAAGATGAAGAAGAATTGCAGGATTTGCTGTCTCAAGACTGGCGGGTGAAAGGGGCTTTGTTGTAG